One stretch of Ipomoea triloba cultivar NCNSP0323 chromosome 8, ASM357664v1 DNA includes these proteins:
- the LOC116027099 gene encoding uncharacterized protein LOC116027099: MDFQHPHGYNRLPPPPPPPSMADPHYPPPPPPPQSQRPPLPPPNSWYSTHFQYHPPSQHSPSPPPPPAAAAHPSQQWGPPPPPYPAPPHAPYPSHPLPHSHYPPPLPTRPNLPPQVPQPYPHANQDWGNANWGHHQTVEYSVPHSNEEDWAAKARAWAAAKAASENQQPQFTQAGRLEEQSHYYDRYPHSADPHFQDSQQPRVLPPSYQQFTAPAAPSQNIPVGHSNESAAIGLGKSSYVHDGHLAYTARDESLAGDSTTALPQQGNLSVSPLVHWPEVSSSYSSVAGEEVGDQNDKLYNSQSLTVTTALQHQVKPPLPVGPGSTMNEEPHHSFGGQLTEAAINPMDKPLVFAPQVNRDHGLHMESNYSYSDSVGPASGVDPVSGMTSAYAWPPATAGVEPTMVVPSPVPGLSAPVFGRLPGPNFQSTVPHVGPTFGITPGAAGPTAFPTDAYAISTDRPKKASVPNWLREEIIKKKAVITSSAPDLQKDDALEDEDVNKPYRRGDQGDIKSIDSSRSTEGEDDDEDDADAARTAAINQEIKRVLTEVLLKVTDELFDEIATKVLSEDALSIEAEPDAALSSHKLSTSAHAVITPKASAKVLLPFQTIEADSDDGGKKSSSGSPGNVLGLANYESDDDNEIQSTVKQNPNEDSCTDQSIAIKQVDANNLIGNGSSLKKIEKVGGFSDNVEHARKGSPNFSSINHGKLASQSSDGRASIELVHGDSQPSSKAKSGVLEENLAEEVPVEVEGKNEKKRKTENSHIQESQNKSGKSNSRDNTAADSSKGKHKDKDNVKDRTFEKEDYNHKKHERYVKNEKFNDPDQKDKVKERSVKSGEKENESDSRKRASIDTKEGKGKTDREGRSSTKGDSGRRREKVKDEKREKSRRKDASDSGKHKRQRSSSVGSRGRENKDNLVSYPTDSSDESSGDYKRKLYSRRHRSPSPVRSRKRQVSRSPHSKHSQRRHSPYSSLETTRSRRSRSRSRSRSPARRKRISRDIRAFVCPFVTEGCTLSLISIGKEKRQIGCLVHRRAQHVCMLCMIRGAPHMPGRQPSTLHAILVCVWSLQPFHVSSVLLLMAQLLAHTPNSLMKLLLHHHRLINFFQPTMKFNSSVFTPHFYYNKALVQGLWLIWTFGFLLIGVSLYATQLLSSSLKYHSNLGDLGGPKITIFTAPRPFDGVVGERQNLAVRSWLGLSADINVVLFTQHPSAFSFAKAFGSRVTVEPNIDFSFIGTPFFHSMVANSQASSSDVSVLIHPETVLLSDFILTVRHAYKLDHDWLFFASSRKISYFPFHLDADGKQWLTDDDDGMLVDINKMQGFLSKEQQWYPCQGQILIAWNNAADIPLHKGVLPPFLYGKGFHNLWVINEAFRSDFRFVFDASWAISNLYLHHPDLKYKKSSEGFMMDTAPEERIWEVMGNSLLATQYGSLYFHETKFSNLFRLFEYGGHYLFANTAENIVYRLGYKKPFSLKKSGLMHKSIEEEKILNCIGSLGSVDSIKDCSLMDKLNLSTPISLPLPFESLLSMRAGQNKTVVLAVVGYSYKDMLMSWVCRMRHLQILNFLVCALDNEVYDFSILQGLPVFKYSSIETNISFDDCHFGTECFKRVTKIKSRMVLQILKMGYNVLMSDVDVYWFKNPLPLLSSFGPAVLVAQSDEYNATGAINLPRRMNSGFYYAHSDRVTVAALEKVVMHAATSNLSEQPSFYDVLCGEGGSNRIGDNRCSEPETNLTVHFLDRDLFPNGAYQGLWEERNVKEACTRRGCFVLHNNWISGRQKKLERQVLSGLWDYDISTRMCLKSWHVHMDNNEEMKIRK; the protein is encoded by the exons ATGGACTTCCAACATCCCCACGGCTATAACCGActgcctcctcctcctcctccgccgtCCATGGCGGATCCTCACTatccaccaccaccgccaccgccgCAATCTCAGAGGCCGCCACTTCCTCCACCCAACTCTTGGTACTCTACGCATTTCCAGTACCATCCGCCATCGCAGCATTCTccatctcctcctcctcctcctgctgctgctgctcATCCTTCACAGCAGTGGGGCCCGCCTCCTCCTCCATATCCTGCGCCTCCACACGCCCCTTATCCCTCGCACCCTCTTCCGCATAGCCACTACCCCCCACCCCTTCCAACCCGGCCTAATCTTCCTCCTCAAGTTCCACAACCCTATCCTCATGCGAATCAG GACTGGGGAAATGCAAACTGGGGACATCATCAAACTGTGGAATACTCAG TACCACATAGCAATGAAGAAGATTGGGCTGCAAAGGCCAGAGCATGGGCTGCTGCTAAAGCAGCCTCTGAAAACCAACAGCCACAATTTACACAAGCTGGCAGACTTGAAGAACAAAGTCACTACTACGACAGATATCCCCATTCTGCTGATCCTCATTTCCAAGATTCACAACAACCAAGAGTTCTGCCACCCAGCTATCAACAGTTTACAGCTCCAGCTGCACCCTCTCAAAATATACCCGTTGGTCACTCAAATGAGTCTGCAGCTATAGGCTTAGGAAAATCTTCTTATGTTCATGATGGACATTTAGCTTATACTGCTAGGGATGAAAGCTTGGCCGGTGATTCAACAACTGCATTGCCTCAACAAGGAAACTTGTCTGTAAGTCCATTAGTCCATTGGCCGGAGGTATCTTCTAGTTATTCTTCTGTTGCAG GGGAAGAAGTTGGAGATCAAAATGATAAGCTATATAATTCTCAATCTTTGACTGTTACTACTGCTCTGCAACATCAAGTAAAACCACCACTACCTGTCGGTCCTGGGTCTACAATGAATGAAGAGCCTCATCATTCATTTGGGGGACAGTTAACTGAGGCTGCAATAAACCCTATGGATAAACCATTAGTGTTTGCACCTCAGGTTAATCGTGACCATGGCTTGCATATGGAATCAAATTATTCATACTCCGATTCAGTGGGTCCTGCAAGTGGTGTTGACCCTGTTTCAGGAATGACTTCTGCTTATGCATGGCCTCCTGCCACTGCTGGG GTTGAACCTACCATGGTAGTGCCTTCTCCAGTTCCTGGACTCTCTGCACCAGTTTTTGGGAGGTTACCTGGACCAAACTTCCAGTCCACTGTCCCACATGTAGGCCCCACTTTTGGAATTACCCCAGGGGCTGCTGGTCCTACTGCTTTTCCTACTGATGCTTATGCAATTTCCACTGACCGACCTAAGAAG GCTTCTGTGCCTAACTGGCTTAGAGAGGAGATTATTAAGAAGAAAGCTGTCATCACCAGTTCAGCTCCAGACCTCCAAAAGGATGATGcacttgaagatgaagatgttaACAAGCCTTATAGAAGAGGCGATCAGGGAGATATCAAAAGCATTGATTCATCAAGATCTACTGAAggagaggatgatgatgag GACGATGCTGATGCTGCCAGAACTGCAGCAATAAATCAGGAAATAAAGCGCGTCTTAACTGAAGTGCTTTTAAAG GTCACCGATGAACTTTTTGACGAAATTGCAACTAAAGTTCTTAGTGAAGATGCCCTCAGCATTGAAG CTGAACCTGATGCTGCTCTTTCTAGTCATAAGTTGTCAACATCTGCTCATGCTGTTATAACTCCCAAGGCCTCTGCTAAGGTTCTTTTACCATTTCAAACTATAGAAGCAGATTCTGATGATGGCGGCAAGAAGTCTAGCTCTGGTTCCCCTGGGAATGTATTGGGTCTTGCTAACTATGAAtctgatgatgataatgaaatCCAGAGTACTGTTAAGCAGAATCCCAATGAAGATAGCTGTACTGACCAATCAATTGCTATAAAGCAAGTGGATGCCAATAATCTAATTGGGAATGGAAGTTCActtaagaaaattgaaaaagttggTGGTTTTTCTGATAATGTAGAGCATGCTAGAAAAGGGAGTCCTAATTTTTCATCAATTAATCATGGCAAACTTGCTTCACAGTCAAGTGATGGCAGGGCATCTATTGAATTGGTGCATGGAGATTCTCAACCTTCCTCAAAGGCAAAGTCAGGAGTTTTAGAAGAAAACCTTGCTGAGGAAGTGCCTGTTGAAGTTGaagggaaaaatgaaaaaaagagaaaaaccgAAAATTCTCATATTCAGGAGAGCCAAAATAAATCAGGTAAGAGTAATTCCCGTGACAACACTGCAGCTGATTCTAGTAAAGGAAAACACAAAGACAAAGACAATGTCAAGGACAGAACATTTGAGAAGGAAGATTATAACCATAAGAAGCATGAGAGATatgttaaaaatgaaaaattcaatGATCCAGATCAAAAAGATAAAGTGAAGGAGAGAAGTGTTAAGTCtggggaaaaagaaaatgagtcGGATTCAAGGAAAAGAGCTTCTATTGATACCAAGGAAGGTAAGGGGAAGACAGATAGGGAGGGCAGATCAAGTACTAAAGGAGATAGTGgcagaagaagagaaaaagttaaggatgaaaaaagagaaaaatctAGACGCAAAGATGCGAGTGACTCTGGTAAACATAAGAGACAGCGCTCCTCTTCTGTTGGTAGCAGAGGTAGAGAAAATAAGGATAATTTAGTTAGCTACCCCACTGATTCAAGTGATGAATCTTCTGGTGATTATAAAAG GAAGCTTTATTCAAGAAGACATAGATCACCTTCACCTGTCAGGTCAAGGAAAAG ACAAGTTTCGAGGTCTCCTCATAGCAAGCACTCTCAGCGCAGGCATTCTCCCTACTCTTCTCTTGAGACAACCAG GAGTAGGAGGTCAAGATCGAGATCTAGGTCAAGGTCTCCAGCCCGTCGGAAGAGA ATTTCTCGCGATATAAGAGCATTTGTTTGCCCATTTGTTACTGAGGGATGCACCTTATCGTTGATTTCAATTGGCAAGGAGAAGAGGCAG ATCGGCTGTCTGGTGCACCGCCGTGCCCAACATG tatgtatgcTGTGCATGATCCGAGGAGCGCCTCACATGCCTGGCAGGCAGCCATCCACTCTTCACGCCATTTTGGTGTGTGTGTGGAGTTTGCAGCCTTTTCACGTTTCTAGCGTTTTGCTTCTCATGGCTCAGTTGCTTGCTCATACCCCAAATTCATTAATGaaacttcttcttcatcatcatcgtctcattaatttttttcaaccaACAATGAAGTTCAACTCTTCCGTTTTTACTCCCCATTTCTACTACAACAAG GCATTGGTACAAGGGCTTTGGTTGATATGGACATTTGGGTTTCTGTTGATTGGCGTATCCTTGTATGCAACTCAGCTGTTGTCTTCTTCTCTCAAATATCACTCTAATCTTGGTGATTTGGGTGGCCCTAAAATCACCATTTTTACAGCACCAAGACCTTTTGATGGTGTAGTTGGGGAAAGGCAGAATCTTGCTGTTAGATCATGGCTTGGCTTATCAGCTGACATTAACGTTGTGCTTTTCACCCAACACCCCTCTGCTTTCTCTTTTGCTAAAGCATTTGGTTCCCGGGTCACTGTTGAGCCCAACATTGATTTCTC ATTCATTGGTACACCATTCTTTCACTCTATGGTGGCCAATTCACAGGCATCCTCATCAGATGTTTCTGTTTTGATTCATCCTGAAACTGTTCTCTTGTCTGACTTCATTTTGACTGTGAGACATGCTTACAAACTTGATCATGATTGGCTCTTTTTTGCGTCGTCTAGAAAAATTTCCTACTTCCCATTTCACTTGGATGCAGATGGAAAACAATGGCTcacagatgatgatgatggcatGTTGGTTGATATTAACAAG ATGCAGGGATTTCTTTCAAAGGAACAGCAGTGGTACCCTTGTCAAGGACAGATTCTAATTGCCTGGAACAATGCAGCAGATATTCCCTTGCATAAAGGGGTCCTCCCACCTTTTCTATATGGAAAGGGATTTCACAACCTTTGGGTTATCAATGAAGCTTTTCGATCTGATTTCAGATTTGTCTTTGATGCTAGTTGGGCCATTTCCAATTTATATCTCCATCACCCTGACCtgaagtacaaaaagtcaaGTGAAGGATTCATGATGGATACAGCTCCTGAAGAAAGAATTTGGGAGGTTATGGGGAACTCTCTCCTGGCTACACAGTATGGATCATTGTATTTCCATGAAACCAAATTTTCCAACTTGTTTAGATTGTTTGAGTATGGAGGGCACTATCTTTTTGCAAACACTGCAGAAAACATTGTTTACCGTCTAGGATACAAGAAACCATTCAGCTTAAAGAAGAGTGGGCTTATGCATAAATCAATAGAGGAGGAGAAGATTTTAAATTGTATTGGTTCTTTGGGATCAGTAGACAGTATTAAAGATTGCTCTCTCATGGATAAGCTCAATCTGTCAACACCGATTTCGCTTCCACTACCATTTGAATCTTTACTTTCAATGCGTGCTGGCCAGAACAAGACGGTTGTGCTGGCAGTTGTTGGATACAGTTACAAGGACATGCTAATGAGTTGGGTGTGCAGGATGCGGCATCTTCAGATATTAAACTTTTTAGTATGTGCCCTTGACAATGAAGTCTACGATTTCTCTATCTTGCAG GGCCTTCCTGTCTTTAAGTATTCGTCTATTGAAACGAATATCAGCTTTGATGACTGTCACTTTGGAACGGAGTGTTTTAAAAGAGTAACCAAAATCAAGTCCAGAATGGTTCTGCAGATACTGAAGATGGGCTACAATGTACTAATGAGCGATGTCGATGTTTACTGGTTTAAGAACCCGTTGCCCTTGCTTAGCTCCTTCGGGCCAGCAGTTCTAGTGGCACAATCCGATGAGTACAATGCAACAG GGGCAATCAACTTGCCTAGACGAATGAACTCTGGTTTCTATTACGCCCATTCAGATCGGGTTACAGTTGCTGCATTGGAAAAGGTTGTTATGCATGCAGCAACTTCAAATCTGTCAGAGCAGCCGAGCTTCTATGATGTATTATGTGGTGAAGGTGGATCGAATCGTATAGGTGATAATAGATGCTCAGAACCCGAAACAAATCTTACAGTTCATTTCTTAGACAGAGACCTCTTTCCAAATGGTGCATACCAAGGTCTATGGGAGGAAAGAAATGTCAAAGAAGCTTGCACGAGAAGGGGTTGCTTTGTTCTCCATAACAATTGGATTAGCGGGCGACAGAAGAAACTGGAGCGTCAGGTATTATCAGGACTATGGGATTACGACATCAGCACTAGGATGTGTCTGAAGAGCTGGCACG TTCATATGGACAataatgaagaaatgaagataAGAAAGTAG